AGTTAATTCaacatttaaagtttaaaaCTGCTAAGGACTATGATTTTGGAGAATGTGTGAATGTGCCTTAGAATTTCTATAGTTTATAGAAGTACATTCAGGCTGCTCTTTAAAGAAAAAGCACTAATTTTTAATCGAGAGTTTATTTAGCTTAGATGTCTGATGACTTTTACGAAAACCTTTATCAGTTACAGAACTTTCTAGAACTTAACGTAGTTTCGAACCCACGATAAATCGAAGTTTCACACCCAACTGAAATAGAccaaaatagtaaaaacaaaagaactATTTTGAAAGTAAGTCGATGAGAGTACAAAGTTGCCTAACTTGACTAGTTCTTATAATTAAAGATGGTATTCAATCGTCTAAACTTTAGCTGTTTGTATCAGACGGATCTTGCCATGCTATAAGGTTTTCAAACGAAGCAAAAATGTTTCCCAGACTTCCCCTATTTTAAATCCCAAATTTGATGATAAAATAAGAagagatattatttttagtttcatttgaatattgtatttaagtttAGTGTCCTccagtttgtaaaaaataacTTAAGATTAGGTAACTTAACGAACTAGTACAAcagtttttatagttttttcatacaaaaacacttaaattaatttcacttaatACTATAATATTCAAAATCTAAGCCCAATGGCTTattgttgagtttttttttcataagagcTAATTTGGTTGAGTGCTGTCGTTGGCTGGTGAGTATGCAccagttatataaaaaatatactaaaattattacaaaattcttaaaataaaaatatataaatttttcaaaaataaaaagttttcaaacttaaatttttttaaatttaaaattgtcttcCATTATAAACTAAAAATGATTTCATTGAGATTTTTAAGCGAACAAAAACGACTAGAACTTAGTAAACATAAACTCCATGCTCCATGTTACAACCGcttaaattgttgtaatttccattaaaaactaatttgaaataaaattgaaatactgAATATGTCAACGCACTGCTGGCACTTGGATTTTAGGTTTAGGGCTCCACTCTCTCACTGTCGGCACACTAATCTACGCAATTGTAATGGTGCAATTGGAGCTAGTGTGCTTGTTGAGCAGCGACATGCGCGAGAAGGACTTGCGGCACACCTTGCAGGCGTACTTCTTGATCTCCACATGAGTCTGTTGGTGGGCGCGCAAGTTGGAGCGATCGGCGAAGGAACGCGGACAGTCGCTGCAGTGGAAGGGCTTTTCACCGGTGTGAGTGCGGATGTGTCCTTGCAACAGCCATGGACGCGAGAAGGCCTTGCCGCAGATGGGGCACTTGCAGGGCAAGGTATGAGTGCGAATGTGCATCTTCAAGGCACCAATGGTGGTGTAGAGCTTGCCACATTCATGGCACGAATGCTGTTTCTTATCCTGATTGCACTCGGCGGCTGGGCAATGGAATTGCTGATGCTTCGACAAACCGATGACGGTGGAGtacattttgttgcatttatcGCATTTGTAACGATAATTGGCGGCCTTGTTAGCGGCGGCAGCGGCTTCTGACTCGGCGTTCTTCGAAGCACACTTCgttgatttgttgttattgaagCTCAGGTTGCACAATGGTTCGTTCTGATGATGCATCAACGCTGGTAACGGGATATCATTGCGTAGACTAAGATCCTCAGGCTCAGAGCCGGCCTCCGAACCGGGACTGGATGGTGGTGTCATCTGCTGGTAAGAGTACACCGAACGTGGCGATGTCGCGATGGAGGAGGCTGGCGATGGAAAGATTGCACTTAGATTGCCACCAATTGCTGGTTGGTAGGCATTCCAGAGTGCTGTCATCGGTGCAGCGCTGCCAGCGGCTAGCATGAAGGCGGATTTGTAGTCCGTCGATGCTGTGGTGTACCCGCTGGTAGCGGATGTCAAACCACGCAAATGTATGGCGACCGTTGATGGcgcttgttgttgcatttgctggttataatccgattcgTAATCCGAGGTGTAGGGCTCCACGGGCGACAACAACGACGAACACATACCCAACTCGGCGGAATGTTGCGAGTTTATCGAGTGTGTTGGCGAGTCGGCACGTTGTTGCAAGGCTTTGTTGAAGGACGCATTGTATGCGCGCACTTCAGAAATGTCTTTCGAGAGATCCAACACATATTCGCGTTTCGCTGGTACACTGTAATCCTCAATAACGTTTGTGGCTTTGCGTTTCAGCGACAGATCTTGCGGCTGCTCATCATGCACAAGCTCGAGCTCAGGCTCTGGCTGTGGTTCGCGCTTGATCATGCTGGCTTGTGCGAAGGCAGCGGCGGCGGCATAATATTGCATGGGATCTCTGTCGGCGACTGTTGGCACTGtcgttgttgtttctgtttcgGTGGTATCCTCGTAAACGATGGGCCGTTTCTTGAGCGGGCAGCtcttgtattttattgttgtatcgTTAGAGGCGtatgttgccatttttattttgggtttttttGCGTAATTAATTTCGAACtaaaatttgtttcataaaCTTTTAGTTTATGCTCTTTTGCTTTAATGTCTTTTTCGCAAACTCTATTGcgcacttatttattattttgcttctgctttacacacacacaaacactgttTTTGGAGTGTTGCTCTTTGGTGAAGTTTCGAAAACAAAATTCTAATTGCGTTTTCCGTTTCTTTTTTGGTGTTCTATACTCTGCGAGCACTGCTGCTGTTATGACAGGTTCGAATACGGGCACAGTCTTTTATACACATAGACGAGGAGACTGTCGCTTTGAACTCAGAGTTTCTCGGATTCAACTCAATTGATTGCCACGGCCACGGCCAGCACACAcaacgtgttgttgttgttattggtggtGGTAGTTCTTCGCTGTTGACCGAAGAAAACGCTAAACGAAAACACATTTTTgctacacacacgcacacataaaataaaaactccaAAATTCACTCGGGTAGTCCCTCAAATactgtgtggttgttgttattgtcatggCTGCTGTCACCGCTGCTGCCGCTTCGACTATTAACAAttcaaaacaataatagtttTCCCCCGCTCCCCTCGTTATTGCGTACTTTCCATACGCTCAGCTATAGAAATTGTCGCCGCAGTCGTAGCAAGCGCATTAGCTCgtctctacaacaacaacgcactcACACATAGGCGTTTACACGTGCCCATTCATTGGGAAATTACGTACACACGGAATCCCTTAATGCATGCGTAGACGTCACACGTagaccagccagccagccaccaCCATGCAGACAGCATCGCTCACCGCTGTATAGCTTGTGTTCGTGTGTGTATGGTTGAGTTCGAGTCATACTTGCCACATACAGTCATACATATATTGGTATTGAGTGAGTTTCATTTGTTTACCAACCAGCAACCCTCTGATTTGATCTTCGGTACGGCTAACGATTTCTACCACCTTTGGTTATAGCTCAAATGATCGTACGCTGGTTAACTGTGTTTCTGAGGTTTGCCAATTGTCTAGCGTATATTCCAGGATGCATTCATTTTAGCTCTAATTCATAGCCAAATCCGGTATATCACTCATCCTGCCGATAGTCAACGGGATTTCATTCAACTTCTATCTTAAAGACGCAGATCAGTTGCGATCACTTTATGATTTCCCCAAAATCTAACTTAACGGACCTTATAAGAGTCTCCAAATCACCGGTTTGAGAACAATCTAACAATCAGTTGATCTCGTAGTTTTCAGAGAGCCATCAAAAAGGTCTAAAGTGATTCACAAATCGATCATTTGAACCCgtaaattcttaaaatagtCTACAAAGATCCATATAATGCACGCTTTTTGCTCCAATTTATAACCAACTTGGGTAGATCACTGATACTGTCAGTACTCCATGGGGTATTAATCAACTTCTGATCTACACATGAAGATCAGTTGCGATCGCTTTATGATTTCTTCAAAATCCAACTGCATGTCGCTCTAACTCCATTTGCATATCTTCTTAGAGTCCCCAAATTATTAACAATCGATCAGAACGCATAGCTTTCGGAGGTCTACTAAAAAGTTCCAAAGTGATCTATCAGTTGATCGCTTCACCGTATAGCTTCCTCAAATACACTAGAGAGGTTGATATAATGCACGCTTTTTAGCTCCAATTTATTACCAACTCCGGTATAACATTGATACTGCGGATACTCCACGGAATATCACTCAACTTCTATCTTATAGATGAGGATCAGTTGCGAGCACTTCATGATTTCCctaaattcttattttatgtAGATCTAACTTCAACCAGAGTCCccaaataattattaatcgATTCAGTCGATCGTTGGATCGCGTAATTTTCTTAGCTACACTAAAAAAGTCCACACTACTCCATCTACTATTCATTTCCAACTACGGCAGTTTATTGATACTGCGGATACTCCACGGAATATCACTCTGTCTGTCTTATAGAAGTGCAATTGCTATCGTTTCATGATTTCCCCAAAATCTAACTTCATGTCGCTCTATTTATCTTCAAACCCCTTATTACAGTCCCCAACTTATTTCAGATCGATAAGTTGATCGTGTAGCTTTCTGAGACCCACTAAAAGTTTCCAAAGTGATCTATCACTTGATCGTTCGATCGCGTAATTTACTCAGTTACACTAAAAGTTTCCAAATAAAGCACGCACCTTGTCTCCAATTTATTAGCAACTTCTGTGGATCACTGATCCTGTCAATAACTCACGGAAAGTTACTCAATTTCCAGCCAcgaaagacacacacacccatctGAGTTGCGATCATCTGAGTGGTGTGAAATTTCGTAATTAACGCAACACCTACCGCGCCAATGAGTCCGCCAGTGTTTATGCCTCCCATGTGTGTCATCCCACTAACTAAATATCTATCtaaagtttgtatgtatttaagacACCTTCGATCGATCGAACGTCTGATCGCATATTTTTCGTTGACACATTTCCATCTCCATTACACACCGTGACTGGCTGGCTGTAATAACTTGTCAAAAATGTGTCCCACGAGTGTGTTGATTGGCGTTAAAGTAGAAAGTGATCCAACGACAACCAGCCTGGGGCTCCCCAAAACTGATCGTGGCATCGATTTTCAAGCAAACAaaactttcaaatatatatttgtagaagTAGGGGACCcacaatatttgtgtttgttgttggttttgtgtgcatacatttttatatatttctaaataagaATTCCCCTCGGCAGGTATCAACAACTCCCCACTCCAGAAACATACTGAAAAAGgtatttaaatgcattaaaagcCGTTCCACTTCCATTACGTTCCACTCTTGTTGTAAtgagttttctttttttttcctatttcccaTTTAACGTGCAACATTTGTACAAAACTCACCGCATTCGAATAAGAATTGgctggacacacacacacacttgcaactTCCTGCGCGCATTTTGGGGTTGCTTTCCACTGCGTGCTATATGCCGGCTGTCTGCCGCTTCTCATTCCAATTGCTGCTACTGCAAATTGCTGCACTCAGTCGATGTTGCAATTAACGTTGCAAGCGTTTGAGTGATTCTTCGCTGCTTTGGTATTGTAATTCCTCCCTGCCGCCGCTTATTGCGTTTTCCACGTCACTCGGCTGCAGTCCCTGCACTGCACCTCTGTAGTGTTGTCATGCAACATCTGTTTTTAATGAACTGAACATTTTCATGTCCACGAAAAGTTTCCGAATTCTTGGTGGGAAAGTATCAATATGCTATATTTGTGCATGAAAAGcctatatttgtgtgtgtgggtgttaaGTTTTTTTGGAAGTTTTCGTCAATCAACTGCTTCGAATGCTTTCTT
This portion of the Zeugodacus cucurbitae isolate PBARC_wt_2022May chromosome 3, idZeuCucr1.2, whole genome shotgun sequence genome encodes:
- the LOC105219670 gene encoding protein snail; amino-acid sequence: MATYASNDTTIKYKSCPLKKRPIVYEDTTETETTTTVPTVADRDPMQYYAAAAAFAQASMIKREPQPEPELELVHDEQPQDLSLKRKATNVIEDYSVPAKREYVLDLSKDISEVRAYNASFNKALQQRADSPTHSINSQHSAELGMCSSLLSPVEPYTSDYESDYNQQMQQQAPSTVAIHLRGLTSATSGYTTASTDYKSAFMLAAGSAAPMTALWNAYQPAIGGNLSAIFPSPASSIATSPRSVYSYQQMTPPSSPGSEAGSEPEDLSLRNDIPLPALMHHQNEPLCNLSFNNNKSTKCASKNAESEAAAAANKAANYRYKCDKCNKMYSTVIGLSKHQQFHCPAAECNQDKKQHSCHECGKLYTTIGALKMHIRTHTLPCKCPICGKAFSRPWLLQGHIRTHTGEKPFHCSDCPRSFADRSNLRAHQQTHVEIKKYACKVCRKSFSRMSLLNKHTSSNCTITIA